From Hylaeus volcanicus isolate JK05 unplaced genomic scaffold, UHH_iyHylVolc1.0_haploid 11478, whole genome shotgun sequence:
GAGACGCGAGACGGCACAGCTCGTTCCTCAGAAATTATGGCGCCGCATACCAGTTACAGCCCGGTCGGAGGCGTCGAGTACGAGGAGCCCGTGTCCAGGACTTATCAGTACAGGAAGGTGATGAAGCCTATGCTGGAACGCAAACGCAGAGCGAGGATCAACCGGTGCCTGGACGAGCTCAAGGACCTCATGGTGACCGCCCTCCAGGCCGAAGGCGAGAACGTGGCCAAACTGGAGAAGGCCGACATCCTAGAGCTCACCGTTCGTCATCTGCACACACTCAGAGCAGCCAGGAGGCTCACGTTGACTCCGGAGAACAGCTACGCGGATAGGTTCAGGGATGGATTCACTCAGTGCGCGCAGGAGGTGTCCTCGTTCCTCTCCACACCTGTGGCCGCCAATGTCCACCCCGCTGCCGGGGCTCAGCTGATGAGACATCTCGGAGGATGCCTCAGAAGGCTAGAAGGACCATCCTCGGAGTCCTTCGGGAACTCCGTCGATGCCTTCGGAGACGTCGCGTCCGTGGACTCGACACCTGCCAGCCCGAACAAGGTCAAAGTACCTGGGAACGTTTACACGCCGCCGCAGAGTCCTGTCAGCGTGGCCAGCTCCTTCGGCGAGTCCTTGGACATGGCCAGCCCTGTTTGGAGACCTTGGTGATGGAGACCTTGACGGACGATCGCGGTGTTCCGTGAGACCTCGGCGAACACTCGAGGAATTTTCAGAGGCCTCGGGAACCGATCGATCAGTTTGAAAGTTCGCGTCGAACGCGACGGTTCTGGCTTCGTCGGTGCGACAGCCGCGAATCTTTAAGAACGTTCGAGTTTGAACTTGTTTCGTCTGTACTGTTTAATTAAGAAGCTCTTCCGATAGCGATCGAAGCTATAAATCGATGTCTTCCGTGGGTTTAAGTTGTTCAACTTTTGTCGAGGTATCTCGAACTATGAATTGCGTAATGTCAATTGTATGTTGATAGGTCGCGTTTAGAATTagagtttctctttttctgtGTTTCTGTTGTACATAGGTGACCGAAGCTTTAAGTGATGTCTGTGATAGGGTTCGATTTTGTACctgatataattatttcctcCGCGAGATAGaaggattattattatatagatTATGAATTGTTATGTTTAAGAAACGATACGAcggtatatt
This genomic window contains:
- the LOC128882392 gene encoding enhancer of split mbeta protein-like; its protein translation is MAPHTSYSPVGGVEYEEPVSRTYQYRKVMKPMLERKRRARINRCLDELKDLMVTALQAEGENVAKLEKADILELTVRHLHTLRAARRLTLTPENSYADRFRDGFTQCAQEVSSFLSTPVAANVHPAAGAQLMRHLGGCLRRLEGPSSESFGNSVDAFGDVASVDSTPASPNKVKVPGNVYTPPQSPVSVASSFGESLDMASPVWRPW